A genome region from Flavobacterium sp. CFS9 includes the following:
- a CDS encoding RsmB/NOP family class I SAM-dependent RNA methyltransferase — protein sequence MRLHRNLVYTTIDSLNAIFNEGEYADKVVARALKKDKRWGSSDRKFVAETIYEIVRWKRLYAEIAEVKEPYDRDNLWRMFAVWAVLRGYPIPDWRQLEGTPERKIKGRFDELSKVRALKESIPDWMDELGVKELGEKVWAKEIAAQNQPAKVILRTNTLKGTKENLRNILMDLNIETEYLKDQPEALVLKERANVFLTDAFKQGLFEVQDANSQLVAGFLDVKPGMRVVDTCAGAGGKTLHIASLMENKGQLIAMDLYESKLKQLKLRAKRNGAFNIEYRIIDTTKVIKKLHERADRVLIDAPCSGLGVLKRNPDSKWKLQPEFIDNIRKVQAEVLESYSKIVKPGGKLVYATCSILPSENQEQVEKFLKTEIGKQFTFVKDHKILASESGFDGFYMALLERKATS from the coding sequence ATGAGATTACACAGAAATTTAGTTTATACTACCATCGATTCTTTAAATGCTATTTTCAATGAAGGAGAATATGCAGACAAAGTGGTAGCCAGAGCCTTAAAAAAAGACAAACGTTGGGGAAGTTCCGACAGGAAGTTTGTTGCTGAAACGATATACGAAATTGTTCGCTGGAAACGACTATATGCAGAAATTGCAGAAGTAAAAGAACCATACGACAGAGACAACTTATGGAGAATGTTTGCTGTATGGGCAGTTTTGAGAGGATATCCTATTCCGGATTGGAGACAATTGGAAGGAACTCCTGAGAGAAAAATAAAAGGCCGTTTTGATGAGCTTTCTAAAGTTAGAGCTTTAAAAGAATCTATTCCGGACTGGATGGATGAATTAGGGGTAAAAGAATTAGGAGAGAAAGTTTGGGCTAAAGAAATTGCGGCTCAAAATCAGCCGGCTAAAGTTATCTTAAGAACCAATACGCTTAAAGGTACCAAGGAAAACCTGAGAAACATCTTGATGGATTTAAATATTGAAACTGAATATTTAAAAGATCAGCCTGAAGCTTTAGTTTTGAAAGAAAGAGCCAATGTGTTCCTGACAGATGCTTTTAAACAAGGACTTTTTGAAGTTCAGGATGCCAATTCACAATTAGTGGCTGGTTTTCTGGATGTAAAACCTGGAATGCGTGTGGTAGACACCTGCGCAGGAGCGGGAGGAAAAACATTGCACATTGCTTCTTTAATGGAAAACAAAGGGCAGTTAATTGCGATGGATTTATACGAAAGCAAACTGAAACAATTGAAATTAAGAGCCAAAAGAAATGGCGCTTTTAATATCGAGTATCGCATTATTGACACTACAAAAGTGATCAAAAAACTACATGAAAGAGCAGACCGTGTTTTAATTGATGCGCCTTGTAGCGGTTTAGGAGTTTTAAAAAGAAACCCCGACTCTAAATGGAAACTACAACCTGAATTTATTGATAACATTCGAAAAGTACAGGCTGAAGTTTTAGAAAGCTATTCGAAAATTGTAAAACCGGGAGGGAAATTAGTTTATGCTACTTGTTCGATTTTACCATCGGAAAATCAGGAGCAGGTAGAAAAATTCCTAAAAACTGAAATCGGAAAGCAATTTACATTTGTAAAAGATCACAAAATACTAGCCTCAGAATCTGGTTTCGACGGATTTTATATGGCATTATTGGAAAGAAAAGCAACTAGTTAA
- a CDS encoding bacteriocin, which yields MKFILNLTNVEQLSKNELKQIKGGDYIYYLNGYQLRCAKPLTQPPTCGNIPTFCLISPDMCPTGPF from the coding sequence ATGAAATTTATCTTAAATCTGACAAATGTTGAGCAATTAAGTAAAAATGAATTAAAGCAAATTAAAGGCGGTGATTATATTTATTATTTAAATGGATATCAATTACGATGCGCCAAGCCACTAACACAACCGCCAACATGTGGCAATATTCCAACATTTTGTCTGATTTCACCAGATATGTGTCCAACTGGCCCGTTTTAA
- a CDS encoding AMP-binding protein, which produces MSKLTHKNVHNYFKLNGYHLNGKDLCRIGYSYIKEGDVYEKAIGEFLLDWFDKKEFIEMTTSGTTGLPKLVRLEKQAMIQSALATGDFFGLEPGNKALLCLPVQFIAGKMMLVRSLILGLDIDVVSPSTTPLALNRNKYDFVAMVPLQVQSSVEELKNVKKLIIGGAKIDSALEEQLLPLKTEIYETYGMTETITHIAAKRVGEKVFSILPNVKIAKDDRDCLVIHLPSVSDEPIVTNDLVELINENQFVFLGRIDNVVNSGGVKLIPEQIESKLIGKISNRFFVTGVPDTVLGEKLILVIEGEKQEFAPDFFDVLGKYEKPKEIVFVPKFKENENGKLLRKPSLV; this is translated from the coding sequence ATGTCAAAATTAACACATAAAAATGTCCATAATTACTTTAAGTTAAATGGTTATCATTTAAATGGGAAAGATTTATGCCGGATAGGTTATAGTTACATCAAAGAGGGAGATGTATACGAAAAAGCCATTGGTGAATTTTTATTGGATTGGTTCGATAAGAAAGAGTTTATTGAAATGACAACTTCAGGCACGACCGGACTTCCAAAATTAGTACGTCTCGAAAAACAGGCAATGATTCAGTCCGCTTTGGCAACAGGAGATTTTTTTGGATTAGAGCCCGGTAATAAGGCTTTGCTTTGTTTGCCTGTGCAATTTATAGCCGGAAAAATGATGCTCGTTCGAAGTCTGATTTTGGGTTTGGATATTGATGTTGTTTCACCAAGTACGACACCGTTGGCTTTGAACAGAAATAAATATGATTTTGTTGCGATGGTTCCTTTACAGGTACAAAGTTCTGTTGAAGAATTGAAAAATGTAAAGAAGCTTATTATTGGCGGTGCGAAGATCGATAGTGCGCTTGAAGAGCAATTACTTCCGTTAAAGACTGAGATTTACGAAACCTACGGGATGACAGAAACCATTACACATATCGCTGCCAAAAGAGTAGGGGAAAAGGTATTCTCGATTCTTCCGAATGTGAAAATTGCTAAAGATGATCGTGATTGTCTGGTGATTCATTTGCCTTCGGTTTCTGACGAGCCTATCGTGACAAATGACCTGGTGGAGCTGATTAATGAAAATCAGTTTGTGTTTTTAGGGAGAATTGACAATGTAGTGAATAGCGGAGGAGTAAAGTTAATTCCCGAACAAATAGAAAGTAAACTTATAGGGAAGATAAGTAACAGGTTTTTTGTGACCGGAGTTCCGGATACCGTTTTAGGAGAAAAACTAATTTTGGTGATTGAAGGAGAGAAACAAGAGTTTGCTCCAGATTTCTTTGATGTATTAGGGAAATACGAAAAACCAAAGGAGATTGTTTTTGTTCCAAAATTCAAAGAAAATGAAAATGGAAAGCTGTTACGAAAGCCTAGTTTGGTGTAG
- a CDS encoding lysostaphin resistance A-like protein, with the protein MFLEQGIKPHNKFWLYLLGSVLIIIASFIGQIPFSLAVFYKSWISGKGFPTNDAAVMKMFEPNLTLFLVMISFAFAFVGIYYVVKYMHHQTLLSVTTSRAEVDWKRVGFSFLLWSLFSVLSFVVLYFTSPESFLWNFKLVPFLILVVIGTVLIPIQTSTEEYVFRGYLMQGFANLARNRWFPLLMTSVIFGSMHVFNPEVVKMGYIVMVYYIGTGLFLGVITLMDEGMELALGFHAANNLVGALLVTSDWSVFQTHSLFIDISEPSAGVDVLLPVVVVYPVLLFIFSKKYNWSNWKEKLTGKINVVESLN; encoded by the coding sequence ATGTTTTTAGAACAAGGAATTAAACCCCATAATAAGTTCTGGTTGTATCTTTTAGGATCCGTTTTAATTATTATAGCATCTTTTATTGGTCAGATTCCTTTTTCTCTTGCGGTATTCTATAAGAGTTGGATTTCCGGAAAGGGGTTTCCTACTAATGATGCAGCAGTTATGAAAATGTTTGAACCCAATCTGACCTTGTTCCTGGTGATGATTTCCTTTGCTTTTGCTTTTGTAGGGATTTATTATGTGGTAAAATACATGCACCATCAAACCCTGTTATCCGTTACTACTTCAAGAGCTGAAGTAGATTGGAAACGAGTTGGTTTTTCTTTTTTATTATGGTCTTTGTTCTCTGTTTTGAGTTTTGTGGTATTGTATTTTACTTCTCCCGAGAGTTTTTTGTGGAATTTTAAATTGGTACCCTTTTTAATCTTAGTGGTAATAGGAACCGTATTAATACCCATACAAACCTCTACCGAAGAATACGTCTTTAGAGGGTATCTTATGCAGGGATTTGCCAATTTAGCACGAAACAGGTGGTTTCCTTTACTGATGACTTCGGTTATATTTGGTTCAATGCATGTTTTTAATCCCGAAGTTGTAAAGATGGGGTATATCGTGATGGTATACTATATCGGAACCGGTTTGTTTTTGGGAGTGATTACCTTAATGGATGAGGGAATGGAATTGGCACTGGGTTTTCACGCCGCAAATAATTTAGTCGGAGCTCTATTAGTGACTTCCGATTGGTCGGTTTTTCAAACGCATTCTCTTTTTATAGATATATCAGAACCTTCGGCTGGTGTAGATGTGCTATTGCCGGTGGTGGTAGTTTATCCTGTTCTGCTTTTTATTTTTAGTAAGAAATACAATTGGAGTAACTGGAAAGAGAAATTAACGGGGAAAATAAATGTTGTAGAATCTTTAAATTAA
- the arsC gene encoding arsenate reductase (glutaredoxin) (This arsenate reductase requires both glutathione and glutaredoxin to convert arsenate to arsenite, after which the efflux transporter formed by ArsA and ArsB can extrude the arsenite from the cell, providing resistance.) — translation MIQIYHNPRCGKSRNCLAFIENTKQEYQIIPYLTETPDFNDLKKLLEQLNLKPLQLVRIKEKIWIENYKGKELTDDQIITAMVENPILIERPIVVKDGKAIIGRDPDLVASFLDQL, via the coding sequence ATGATACAAATTTATCACAACCCACGTTGCGGAAAATCAAGAAATTGCCTGGCTTTTATTGAAAACACCAAACAGGAATATCAAATTATCCCTTATCTGACCGAGACGCCAGACTTTAATGATTTAAAAAAACTTCTGGAGCAATTAAATCTAAAGCCATTACAACTGGTTAGAATCAAAGAAAAAATCTGGATTGAAAACTACAAAGGAAAAGAACTGACCGATGACCAGATTATTACAGCTATGGTCGAAAATCCAATTTTGATCGAGCGTCCGATTGTTGTAAAAGACGGTAAAGCAATCATTGGCAGAGACCCTGATTTAGTGGCTTCTTTTTTAGATCAATTATAA
- a CDS encoding TonB-dependent receptor has translation MKKIKFAVLLVCLFTSLYNYAQQAPPARNKVKVTGKVLEKVSKQPLEYATISITAPNDTKVIAGGITNPKGEFDVAVAPGTYDIKVEFISFKPTFIKGKTISGDTALGVVNLSEDAAQLSEVVVRAEKSSVEIKLDKKVYNVGQDMMVKGGTVSDVLDNVPSVSVDSEGNVSLRGSDNIRILIDGRPSNAINVAEALRQLPADAIDKVEVITNPSARYDAEGGSGIINIILKKGKNQGFNGTFIASTGLPETYGLSANLNYKTEKLNYFTTAGYNYRTNEGMGLTNTSYYNADGSPKGYLDEDRDTKRIRNGFNARAGVEWTVAPNTFWTNAINYQKNSGEDKDYINYNNFDAAHAFTGTTNRLNNADTGSENVEFTSNLIKNFNDKGHKLTADLSVSKNTDDSDGLITALPTSNTTLNDQVQKQILLQADYVLPLGKGSQFEAGYKGSFGDLNNEYNVTNFINGEYVIDPKKSNTLEYKENINALYAQYGLKVNKFSYLFGLRWEDTNIQVNLLDNSVFNTKKYNNLFPSAFVSYEISDQSNFTASYSKRLSRPRGRFMNPALNYASNINLFQGNPDLDPSLTDKFDVGYIKRWEKVTFSSSAYFENTKDVFSFVRTPNGDKVDGIPVILSRPINLGKEQKYGFEFTFNYSPYKWWKINSNFNLYNVKTTGENTYIDTNNKEVVQNLDNQANTWFARISSKVTLPYKIDWQLSGTYNGSQKTAQGKILDQFGMNTAFSKDILKDKATIAFNISDIFNSRIMRSYTYLQNDTTLESQKSYSEMQFRKRQFNLSFTYRFNKPKSEREKPGAPKNDGDGGGEFPG, from the coding sequence ATGAAGAAAATCAAATTTGCTGTATTACTTGTATGCCTATTTACAAGTTTGTACAACTATGCACAACAGGCGCCTCCTGCCAGAAACAAGGTAAAGGTTACCGGAAAAGTTCTCGAAAAAGTAAGCAAACAACCTCTTGAGTATGCTACTATTTCGATCACAGCCCCAAATGACACCAAAGTTATAGCTGGTGGAATTACCAATCCAAAAGGAGAGTTTGATGTGGCTGTTGCCCCGGGTACTTACGATATAAAAGTTGAATTTATTTCGTTTAAACCTACTTTTATTAAAGGAAAAACAATTTCCGGAGACACTGCTTTAGGTGTTGTTAATTTATCAGAAGACGCTGCACAATTAAGTGAAGTTGTCGTTCGTGCCGAAAAATCAAGTGTCGAAATAAAACTGGACAAAAAGGTTTACAATGTTGGACAGGATATGATGGTGAAAGGTGGAACAGTAAGCGATGTTTTAGACAATGTTCCTTCTGTTTCTGTTGACTCTGAAGGAAACGTAAGCTTACGAGGCAGTGATAATATCCGAATTTTAATTGATGGGCGTCCTTCAAATGCGATCAATGTAGCTGAGGCTTTACGTCAGCTTCCTGCTGATGCTATTGACAAAGTAGAAGTAATTACGAATCCATCGGCTCGTTATGATGCAGAGGGAGGATCAGGAATTATCAATATCATTCTTAAAAAAGGAAAAAATCAAGGATTCAACGGAACTTTTATTGCTTCTACAGGACTTCCGGAAACGTATGGTTTGAGTGCTAACTTAAATTATAAAACCGAAAAACTAAACTATTTTACTACTGCAGGTTACAACTACAGGACCAATGAAGGTATGGGTTTAACGAATACTTCTTATTATAACGCTGATGGATCTCCAAAAGGTTATTTAGATGAAGATCGTGATACCAAAAGAATCCGTAACGGTTTTAATGCAAGAGCAGGTGTGGAATGGACAGTTGCTCCTAATACCTTCTGGACCAATGCCATTAATTATCAAAAGAACTCGGGTGAGGATAAAGATTATATCAACTACAATAATTTTGATGCCGCACATGCTTTTACAGGAACAACTAATCGTTTAAATAATGCCGATACCGGAAGTGAAAACGTAGAATTTACTTCGAACTTAATCAAAAATTTCAACGATAAAGGACACAAATTGACTGCCGATTTATCGGTTTCCAAAAATACAGATGATAGTGACGGTCTTATTACCGCTTTACCTACTTCTAATACTACTTTGAATGATCAGGTGCAAAAACAAATACTTCTTCAGGCAGATTATGTTCTTCCATTAGGAAAAGGAAGTCAGTTTGAGGCAGGATACAAAGGAAGTTTTGGAGATTTAAACAACGAATACAACGTCACCAATTTTATAAATGGGGAATACGTTATCGATCCAAAAAAATCAAACACTTTAGAATACAAAGAAAACATCAATGCACTTTATGCACAGTACGGACTGAAAGTCAATAAATTCTCTTATTTATTCGGTTTACGCTGGGAAGACACTAATATTCAGGTAAACTTATTGGACAATAGTGTTTTTAATACCAAAAAATACAACAATTTGTTCCCAAGTGCTTTTGTTAGTTATGAAATTTCAGATCAGAGTAACTTCACTGCCAGTTACAGCAAACGTTTATCAAGACCGAGAGGACGTTTCATGAATCCGGCACTTAATTACGCCAGTAACATTAATCTTTTTCAGGGAAATCCTGACTTAGATCCATCCTTAACCGATAAATTTGATGTAGGATATATTAAAAGATGGGAAAAAGTAACGTTTAGTTCTTCTGCTTATTTCGAAAATACAAAAGATGTTTTCAGCTTTGTCAGAACTCCGAATGGAGATAAAGTAGACGGAATTCCTGTTATTCTAAGCCGTCCTATCAACTTAGGAAAAGAACAAAAATATGGTTTCGAATTCACCTTCAATTATAGTCCGTATAAATGGTGGAAAATAAACAGTAACTTCAATCTTTACAATGTAAAAACAACGGGAGAGAACACGTATATAGATACCAATAATAAAGAAGTTGTACAAAATCTGGACAATCAGGCCAACACCTGGTTTGCAAGAATCAGTTCAAAAGTTACCTTACCATACAAAATTGACTGGCAGTTAAGCGGTACCTACAATGGTTCACAAAAAACAGCGCAGGGTAAAATTTTAGATCAGTTTGGGATGAATACCGCTTTCAGTAAAGACATATTGAAAGACAAAGCAACAATTGCGTTCAACATCAGTGACATTTTTAACTCAAGAATCATGAGATCGTATACTTACCTTCAAAATGACACTACCCTTGAAAGTCAAAAATCATATAGTGAAATGCAATTCCGTAAACGTCAATTCAATCTATCGTTTACTTACCGCTTCAACAAGCCAAAAAGTGAAAGAGAAAAACCGGGCGCACCTAAAAATGATGGTGACGGCGGAGGAGAATTTCCTGGATAA
- the fumC gene encoding class II fumarate hydratase: MKYRIEKDTMGEVQVPADKYWGAQTERSRNNFKIGAAGSMPQEIIEGFAYLKKAAAYANYDLGVLPIEKRNAIAAVCDEILEGKLDDQFPLVIWQTGSGTQSNMNVNEVIANRAQVLQGHNIGEGEQFIKANDDVNKSQSSNDTFPTGMHIAAYKMIVETTIPGVEQLHATLVKKATEFASVVKIGRTHLMDATPLTLGQEISGYAAQLSFGLKALKNTLAHLSEIALGGTAVGTGLNTPKGYDVKVAEYIAKFTNHPFVTAENKFEALAAHDAIVETHGALKQLAVALNKIANDVRMLASGPRSGIGEIHIPENEPGSSIMPGKVNPTQCEALTMVCAQVIGNDMAIAVGGMQGHYELNVFKPVMAANFLQSARLLGDACVSFDEHCAQGIEPNYKRIKELVDNSLMLVTALNTKIGYYKAAEIAQTAHKNGTTLKEEAVRLGYVSPEDFDAWVKPEEMV; the protein is encoded by the coding sequence ATGAAATACAGAATAGAAAAAGACACGATGGGTGAAGTTCAGGTTCCGGCAGATAAATATTGGGGAGCACAAACAGAACGTTCCAGAAACAACTTCAAAATTGGTGCGGCAGGATCTATGCCACAAGAAATCATTGAGGGCTTTGCTTATCTTAAAAAAGCAGCCGCGTATGCCAATTACGATCTGGGCGTTTTACCAATCGAAAAGAGAAACGCTATAGCAGCAGTTTGTGACGAAATTCTTGAAGGAAAACTAGACGATCAATTTCCTTTGGTCATCTGGCAGACTGGTTCAGGAACACAAAGCAACATGAATGTCAATGAAGTTATTGCCAATCGTGCACAAGTTTTACAAGGACATAACATCGGAGAAGGCGAACAATTTATAAAAGCAAACGATGATGTAAATAAATCACAGTCGTCTAACGATACTTTCCCAACCGGAATGCACATTGCTGCTTACAAAATGATTGTTGAAACTACCATTCCGGGAGTTGAACAACTACACGCTACTTTGGTAAAAAAAGCAACCGAATTTGCTTCCGTTGTAAAAATTGGCCGCACACATCTTATGGATGCTACTCCTCTAACTCTTGGACAGGAAATTTCAGGTTACGCCGCTCAATTGTCTTTTGGATTAAAAGCCCTGAAAAACACCTTGGCACATTTATCTGAAATCGCTTTAGGCGGAACAGCCGTTGGCACGGGATTGAACACTCCAAAAGGATACGATGTGAAAGTAGCAGAGTATATTGCAAAATTCACCAACCATCCTTTTGTTACTGCCGAGAACAAATTTGAAGCTTTGGCAGCACACGATGCAATTGTAGAGACTCATGGAGCATTAAAACAATTGGCCGTAGCTCTGAACAAAATTGCAAACGATGTCAGAATGTTAGCTTCGGGACCGCGTTCGGGAATTGGTGAAATTCACATTCCGGAAAACGAACCTGGATCGTCTATCATGCCCGGAAAAGTAAATCCAACCCAATGTGAAGCTTTAACTATGGTTTGTGCTCAGGTGATTGGAAATGATATGGCAATCGCTGTTGGCGGCATGCAGGGACATTATGAACTAAATGTTTTCAAACCGGTTATGGCGGCCAACTTCCTGCAATCGGCAAGATTATTAGGAGATGCCTGCGTTTCCTTTGATGAACATTGCGCACAGGGAATCGAACCGAATTACAAGCGTATAAAAGAATTGGTTGACAATTCACTAATGCTGGTTACCGCTTTAAACACTAAAATAGGCTATTACAAAGCTGCCGAAATTGCTCAAACCGCTCACAAAAACGGAACTACACTTAAAGAGGAAGCTGTTCGCTTAGGATACGTTAGCCCGGAAGATTTTGATGCCTGGGTGAAACCTGAGGAAATGGTTTAA
- a CDS encoding NAD(P)-dependent oxidoreductase: protein MKFGIIKERKNPPDRRVVFAPNELTKLKQLYHEAVVEVESSDIRIFSDIQYKSMGITVTEDVSNCDVLFGVKEVPVENLIPNKAYFFFSHTIKKQPYNRKLLQAILEKNIDLYDHETIVDAHNRRLIGFGRYAGMVGVYNGIRAFGIKFELFKLPKAESLDGKEALIKHLKRITMPALKFVITGTGKVGSGAKEILDAIKIKEVTVDNYLTKNYAQAVYVQLDVLEYNKRIDGQVVDFKDFVAHPEEYVSDFEKFTKVTDIYFAGHFYATGAPMILTREMLNANDCKLKVVADISCDVNGPIACTLRSSTIADPLYGYFPLEDKEVDLFHPAAVAVMAVDNLPCEIPKDASEGFGEQFMEHVIPAFFNGDKDGILKRAKITEKGKLTERFSYLQDYVDGK from the coding sequence ATGAAATTTGGAATCATAAAAGAAAGAAAAAACCCGCCGGACCGCAGAGTTGTTTTTGCTCCTAATGAACTTACAAAATTGAAACAGCTTTATCACGAAGCAGTAGTTGAGGTAGAGAGTTCTGATATCAGGATTTTTTCGGATATACAATATAAAAGTATGGGAATCACCGTTACGGAAGATGTTTCGAATTGTGATGTATTATTTGGTGTAAAAGAAGTTCCGGTTGAGAATTTGATTCCGAACAAGGCTTATTTTTTCTTTTCGCATACTATTAAAAAACAGCCTTATAACCGAAAATTGTTACAGGCTATTTTGGAAAAAAATATCGATTTATACGATCATGAAACGATAGTAGATGCTCACAACCGCCGCTTAATTGGGTTTGGAAGATATGCGGGAATGGTTGGCGTTTACAACGGAATTCGCGCTTTCGGGATCAAGTTTGAGTTGTTTAAGCTGCCAAAAGCAGAATCACTTGACGGAAAAGAGGCTTTAATCAAACATTTGAAGCGTATTACCATGCCGGCTCTGAAATTTGTGATTACCGGAACGGGTAAAGTAGGGAGTGGTGCCAAAGAGATTCTGGATGCGATAAAAATAAAAGAGGTTACAGTTGACAATTATCTGACTAAAAATTATGCGCAGGCTGTTTATGTACAGTTAGACGTTTTAGAGTACAACAAACGTATTGACGGTCAGGTGGTTGATTTTAAAGATTTTGTAGCGCATCCGGAAGAATATGTTTCTGATTTTGAGAAATTTACAAAAGTAACCGATATTTATTTCGCAGGTCATTTTTATGCAACAGGAGCCCCGATGATCTTAACCCGTGAAATGCTGAATGCAAACGACTGCAAATTAAAAGTAGTGGCTGATATTTCCTGCGATGTAAACGGACCAATTGCCTGTACGTTAAGATCTTCGACAATTGCAGATCCTTTGTACGGTTATTTTCCTTTAGAAGATAAAGAAGTAGATCTTTTTCATCCTGCGGCAGTAGCAGTGATGGCGGTTGATAATTTACCGTGCGAAATTCCGAAAGATGCAAGTGAAGGTTTCGGAGAGCAATTTATGGAACATGTTATTCCGGCTTTCTTCAACGGTGATAAAGACGGCATCCTAAAACGTGCCAAAATAACCGAAAAAGGAAAACTAACAGAGCGATTCAGTTACCTCCAGGATTATGTAGACGGGAAATAG
- a CDS encoding serine hydrolase domain-containing protein produces MKMSLLKKTNIPQILFLLLVLSSCGNDKKTTADTTNTIEDTLPKMKPLGPEKRISQAYINSVAGRINHFYNKNWPNNTMNGSFLVARNGQIIFERYNGFANKNEGTKITAETPVQIASVSKVLTATAVLKLVNAGKIDLDQKVNTILKTFPYEDCTIRMLLDHRTGMRNYAYFTDRDKSVWDRHNQLTNKDILDILATKNIGLESRTGTRFSYCNTNYAMLALIIEKITGLTYKEAMHQMIFKPLGMKHTYVFDDDKDRKKIVPSYKGNGVEIGFDYLDNVYGDKNIFSTVRDLLKFDRARNSPDFLKPALLKQVYTGYSNERKGTKNYGLGIRMINWETGQNFYFHNGWWHGNTSSYITLMKEHVTIIALSNKMTRNTYAVRKLAPIFGDYPFNFKDEE; encoded by the coding sequence ATGAAAATGAGCCTCCTTAAAAAAACAAATATACCACAAATACTTTTTCTGTTATTAGTTTTAAGTTCTTGTGGTAATGATAAAAAAACTACCGCCGATACTACCAATACAATAGAAGATACTTTACCAAAAATGAAACCGTTAGGTCCTGAAAAAAGAATTTCGCAGGCCTATATCAATTCAGTTGCAGGAAGAATAAATCACTTTTACAATAAAAACTGGCCCAACAATACGATGAACGGAAGTTTTTTGGTCGCCCGAAACGGTCAGATTATTTTCGAACGCTATAATGGTTTTGCCAATAAAAACGAAGGCACCAAAATTACCGCAGAAACTCCTGTTCAGATCGCTTCTGTGAGTAAGGTTCTGACTGCTACTGCTGTTTTAAAACTGGTTAATGCCGGTAAGATCGATTTAGATCAAAAGGTAAATACGATTCTAAAAACCTTTCCGTACGAAGACTGTACCATCAGAATGCTGCTGGACCACCGTACCGGAATGCGTAATTATGCTTATTTTACAGACAGAGACAAATCGGTTTGGGACAGGCACAATCAGCTTACCAATAAAGATATCCTGGACATTCTGGCGACCAAAAACATTGGTTTGGAATCCAGAACCGGAACGCGTTTTAGCTATTGCAACACCAATTATGCAATGCTTGCGCTAATTATTGAAAAAATTACGGGATTAACGTATAAAGAAGCCATGCACCAGATGATTTTCAAACCTTTGGGAATGAAACACACCTACGTTTTTGACGATGATAAGGACAGAAAGAAAATTGTTCCTTCTTATAAAGGTAATGGTGTAGAAATTGGTTTTGATTATCTGGACAATGTTTACGGGGACAAGAATATCTTTTCAACAGTGCGAGATCTATTAAAATTTGATCGCGCCAGAAATTCACCTGATTTTCTAAAACCTGCCTTACTGAAACAAGTCTACACAGGATACAGTAATGAGCGTAAAGGAACCAAAAATTATGGTTTAGGAATCAGAATGATCAATTGGGAAACGGGACAGAATTTTTATTTCCACAATGGATGGTGGCACGGTAATACGTCTTCTTATATTACTTTAATGAAAGAGCACGTGACCATTATTGCCTTGTCAAACAAAATGACCCGAAATACCTATGCGGTTCGCAAACTGGCACCGATTTTTGGAGATTATCCGTTTAACTTCAAGGATGAAGAATGA